The proteins below come from a single Spirochaetota bacterium genomic window:
- a CDS encoding NAD+ synthase, producing the protein MKVFIGQMNPIVGDIEGNFNKVISAAREGDAAGADCICTPELCLTGYPPLDLLERRDFLELSDSFISYLKGRLPKERMVIVGAPLREMIHGQERLFSAAYVFHKGAIVDVIKKTLLPTYDVFDESRYFTTNNEKPRVMKFGKERIGITICEDIWNDERFNRKRRYDSDPLEELMKKKPTVIINISASPWEMNKHLYRRELIQHASKRWKTTIVYVNQVGANDSLIFDGGSLVVRNGKILFAAPRFTEASSAFDLVAYVKKPPADLPKIADLMDALTIGIRDYFHKLGFSRAVVGLSGGIDSAVVAVLAVRALGAENVLGVLMPSEFSSGHSVSDARALVKALGIRELTLPIQGPFAAMKDVLRTGVGRSMFTEAEKERAMKDDVTEENLQSRIRGMLLMSLSNKYGYLMLATGNKSEMSTGYATLYGDLCGALAPIGDVLKSDVYALARHINTSMNNVIPENVLVKAPSAELKPDQTDQDTLPPYDVLDDILHLYLEDGKSIEEISKTHKRATVIWVVSTLHKNEYKRRQAPCILKVSRKALRPGRVFPIVQKYHTRF; encoded by the coding sequence ATGAAAGTATTCATAGGTCAGATGAACCCCATTGTCGGCGATATCGAAGGCAATTTCAATAAAGTGATATCGGCAGCACGCGAGGGCGATGCCGCGGGGGCCGATTGTATCTGCACGCCGGAACTCTGCCTCACCGGGTATCCGCCGCTCGATCTCCTTGAACGGCGCGATTTCCTCGAGCTTTCCGATTCGTTCATCAGCTATCTCAAGGGACGCTTGCCCAAGGAGCGCATGGTCATCGTCGGTGCGCCGCTGCGTGAGATGATACATGGCCAGGAACGCCTTTTTTCCGCAGCGTATGTGTTCCACAAGGGCGCCATCGTCGATGTAATAAAAAAAACGCTGCTCCCCACCTACGACGTCTTCGACGAATCGCGCTATTTCACGACGAACAATGAAAAGCCGCGCGTGATGAAGTTCGGGAAGGAGCGCATCGGCATAACCATCTGCGAGGATATCTGGAACGACGAGCGGTTCAACAGGAAGCGCCGCTATGACAGCGACCCGCTCGAAGAGCTCATGAAGAAGAAGCCGACGGTCATCATCAATATCAGCGCCTCGCCCTGGGAGATGAACAAGCATCTCTACCGGCGTGAGCTCATACAGCATGCATCGAAGCGCTGGAAAACGACCATCGTCTATGTCAACCAGGTTGGCGCGAACGATTCGCTCATCTTCGACGGGGGATCGCTCGTCGTACGCAACGGCAAGATACTTTTCGCCGCACCGCGCTTCACGGAAGCATCATCTGCGTTCGATCTTGTCGCGTATGTGAAAAAACCGCCGGCGGATCTCCCCAAGATAGCCGATCTCATGGATGCGCTTACCATCGGCATACGCGATTATTTCCACAAGCTCGGATTCTCCCGTGCGGTGGTGGGCCTTTCCGGCGGCATCGACAGCGCGGTGGTGGCCGTGCTCGCGGTACGTGCGCTCGGGGCCGAGAACGTCCTCGGCGTGCTCATGCCGAGCGAGTTCTCATCGGGCCATTCGGTGAGCGATGCACGCGCGCTCGTGAAAGCGCTCGGCATACGCGAACTTACGCTCCCGATACAGGGTCCCTTCGCCGCGATGAAAGATGTCCTTCGCACCGGGGTAGGCAGGAGCATGTTCACCGAAGCCGAGAAGGAACGCGCGATGAAGGATGATGTCACCGAGGAGAACCTGCAGTCGCGGATACGCGGCATGCTCCTCATGTCATTATCGAACAAGTACGGCTATCTCATGCTCGCTACCGGCAATAAATCGGAGATGTCGACAGGCTATGCCACGCTCTACGGCGATCTCTGCGGGGCGCTTGCTCCGATAGGCGATGTCCTTAAATCGGATGTCTACGCCCTTGCGCGGCATATCAATACGAGCATGAACAATGTCATCCCGGAGAACGTGCTCGTCAAGGCGCCGTCCGCGGAACTGAAGCCGGACCAGACCGATCAGGACACGCTCCCGCCGTACGATGTGCTCGATGATATACTGCATCTGTATCTCGAGGACGGGAAAAGCATCGAGGAGATATCGAAGACGCATAAACGCGCGACGGTGATATGGGTGGTCTCCACGCTGCATAAGAACGAATACAAGCGCCGTCAGGCGCCGTGCATACTCAAGGTGAGCAGGAAGGCGCTTCGCCCCGGGCGCGTATTCCCCATCGTGCAGAAATATCATACAAGATTCTAG
- a CDS encoding biotin--[acetyl-CoA-carboxylase] ligase — protein MSNSILYSPDTLTRGNPSLNVTILDTIDSTNTYAKTIAADRNTLILAYEQTAGYGRFQRAWKSGTRTDIMMSLLLVRPTAAPGAMVSLYAGFELLKAMEGYVDKPLAIKYPNDIYIDGKKCAGILVEHIYRGKELERTVIGIGVNVFGDTAPLRIEGITAASLSEYGFFDDVNVLIERFLSGFFGEQSFLTADAPLFIEKLARYHMLYDKRVRVIADGEEFACTAKDITVRGGLMLEKGGVSHEYVDVSIIKIL, from the coding sequence GTGTCAAATAGCATTCTATATTCCCCGGACACTCTCACCCGCGGCAACCCCTCGCTCAACGTCACCATACTCGACACCATCGATTCAACGAATACCTACGCAAAAACGATCGCCGCCGACCGTAACACCCTCATCCTCGCCTACGAACAGACAGCCGGCTACGGCCGCTTCCAGCGCGCATGGAAAAGCGGTACGCGAACTGATATCATGATGTCGCTTCTCCTTGTCCGTCCCACCGCCGCACCCGGGGCCATGGTCTCGCTCTATGCCGGCTTTGAGCTCTTGAAGGCGATGGAAGGCTATGTCGACAAGCCGCTTGCAATAAAATACCCCAACGACATATATATCGACGGAAAGAAATGCGCAGGCATCCTCGTCGAGCACATCTATCGCGGCAAAGAACTGGAACGCACCGTCATCGGCATAGGAGTGAACGTGTTCGGCGATACGGCACCGCTCCGCATCGAAGGCATTACCGCCGCATCATTGTCCGAATACGGCTTCTTCGACGATGTGAACGTGCTCATCGAACGATTCCTTTCCGGATTCTTCGGGGAGCAGAGTTTCCTGACCGCCGATGCGCCGCTCTTCATCGAGAAGCTCGCGCGCTATCATATGCTCTACGACAAGCGCGTACGCGTCATCGCCGACGGCGAAGAGTTCGCCTGTACGGCAAAGGACATCACCGTCCGCGGCGGGCTAATGCTTGAAAAAGGCGGCGTATCACATGAATACGTCGATGTATCGATCATAAAGATACTCTAG
- a CDS encoding sigma factor-like helix-turn-helix DNA-binding protein: MSAFSPNRHDPTLQTAIDPEYALFQLLKTKDSEKAWDHFTQHYASRVAQAVEYNVKGRDAACDALVYVLERLKSDDMKRIRMYRDERSLFGTFLSSITLNLLRDYFRKKDGRFYYPRALKRKPEHFQKMYRHHMRGHTYTEIYGMISAEYPGVFADYPAFMKEMAPLTALNANKRRKAAHAVKKSVPLDGEHSGDIDVLLGMSTNPERALLKNETRTKDEGMIRHIQRILDAMDPRDRLMFTLFYTDGLSHKEIEAMMHIAGTAKKLWTIRAFIRKELKRKGISYETR; this comes from the coding sequence ATGAGCGCTTTTTCGCCGAACCGGCATGATCCCACTCTGCAGACGGCCATCGATCCTGAATACGCGCTGTTCCAATTGCTCAAGACCAAAGACAGCGAGAAGGCCTGGGATCACTTCACACAGCACTATGCATCGAGAGTAGCGCAGGCGGTCGAGTATAACGTAAAGGGACGCGATGCCGCCTGTGACGCTTTGGTATATGTTCTTGAAAGACTGAAGTCCGACGATATGAAACGGATACGGATGTATCGCGATGAACGGTCACTGTTCGGTACTTTCCTGTCATCGATCACGCTCAATCTTCTGCGCGACTATTTCCGGAAAAAGGATGGGCGGTTCTACTATCCCCGGGCGCTCAAGAGAAAGCCTGAGCATTTTCAGAAGATGTATCGGCATCATATGCGCGGTCATACCTACACCGAGATCTACGGCATGATATCGGCGGAATACCCCGGTGTTTTTGCCGACTATCCGGCCTTCATGAAAGAGATGGCCCCGCTCACCGCGCTCAATGCGAATAAACGCCGAAAAGCGGCTCATGCGGTGAAAAAGAGCGTACCGCTTGACGGCGAGCACAGCGGCGACATCGATGTGCTGCTTGGCATGAGCACGAACCCCGAAAGGGCATTACTGAAGAACGAAACGCGCACGAAGGATGAGGGGATGATCAGGCACATACAGCGCATCCTGGATGCAATGGATCCCCGTGACAGGCTCATGTTCACGTTGTTCTACACGGACGGGCTTTCGCACAAAGAGATAGAAGCGATGATGCATATCGCCGGCACGGCAAAAAAGTTATGGACGATACGAGCGTTTATCCGTAAAGAATTAAAGAGAAAAGGCATATCCTATGAAACACGTTGA
- a CDS encoding zf-HC2 domain-containing protein: protein MKHVDTLIPAYHDNMLSAKERSAVEAHLASCDACRAKLRELHDTVSAYNSSKSDGPLLRRALKRMDKRSVPASGNALRFSLRRTIYVALPAAAVLLFALILPIVRAPRYDTAVIASMFTADLYTQESIRSRGQTPIIAASKCALRVGYYAAYMDRSLSADDRSFLADMLADNVRCAGVRMTNTISVQERDIMQVRAKYPQEFETGAALWKYSYLLVSSNTAYVVPEPGYLSKDAAGRSLYEQMTNVSPTDHAAQAAVRRRIAEYINR from the coding sequence ATGAAACACGTTGATACGCTCATTCCCGCATATCACGATAATATGCTCTCCGCAAAAGAACGATCCGCGGTCGAGGCGCATCTCGCCTCCTGCGACGCATGCCGGGCGAAGCTCCGCGAGCTCCATGATACGGTATCGGCATACAACTCGTCGAAAAGTGATGGTCCGCTGCTTCGCAGGGCGCTGAAGCGAATGGATAAGAGATCTGTCCCTGCGTCAGGGAATGCGCTGCGATTCTCCCTGCGGAGAACGATCTATGTCGCCCTTCCCGCCGCCGCGGTATTATTGTTCGCGCTTATCCTTCCCATAGTACGCGCACCGCGCTACGATACAGCCGTCATCGCATCGATGTTCACCGCCGACCTTTACACGCAGGAAAGCATACGCTCGCGCGGGCAGACGCCGATAATCGCCGCCTCAAAATGCGCGCTTCGTGTCGGCTATTATGCGGCATATATGGACAGATCGCTCAGTGCAGATGACCGCTCCTTCCTCGCCGATATGCTCGCTGATAATGTGCGCTGTGCGGGTGTGCGCATGACGAATACTATCTCAGTGCAGGAAAGGGATATCATGCAGGTGCGGGCGAAATATCCACAGGAGTTCGAGACCGGTGCCGCGTTGTGGAAGTATTCCTATCTTCTCGTCTCGTCAAATACCGCGTATGTTGTTCCGGAACCAGGATATCTTTCGAAAGACGCTGCCGGAAGAAGTTTATATGAACAGATGACCAATGTATCCCCCACAGATCATGCCGCACAGGCGGCAGTACGAAGACGGATCGCAGAATATATCAATAGATAA